In the genome of Carya illinoinensis cultivar Pawnee chromosome 13, C.illinoinensisPawnee_v1, whole genome shotgun sequence, the window AGTGTCCGTCTCTGTGGCTCTGCCATTCTTGCCCCCGTACTAGCCTTGCTTCTCATCTCAACCACCTTCTTGTGAGAGTTAGAGTGCAATGACTTAACGAAGGTGGGACTTGCCATGGGACGGTACTCCGGAAAGAGGCGTCCAGACCTAAAACGAACCCCACATGCATTGCAAAGGGTCTTTGGTCCCATTGGCCCCTCCCGCCATTGTGGGGTCTTTGTCACCTCGCAGTGCATGCATTTTCTAGTAGTAGAACCTGGTCCCTGTGAGGAATAACTCCTCGTCTCTGTGGCACCTGAGAGCACTGCCAGGTTCTTTTCCttcctcatttttcttttccaatggTTTGATACTGCCTCAGTAGAATTGGTTTCTGAAGCTGATTCAAGATCAGCTGGAGGATTCGATATTATGGGAGTGGAGGAAACACCCAGCTTGAAGTTTGGTCGGCACGTACGCTTGCTTCTAGCACGCTTCACGGGAATGATAATTTTGAGGTCAATGGTTGTGGGATTTTCAACTGAGCAAGAACTGCTGCTTTCAAGAACAGAAATGGGACTGGAGGTTTGGAAGACACGCAAACCTTTGCCATTTGGAGAAGATTTGTGAAGAACACTTGCACTGGAGGTGACTTCAGTAGTGACTGGCAGCTCCTTTACTGGAGAAGTTCCGTCATGCTGAAGGCCAGATTAAGAAACAAAAGATAAGATTACAGGAATAACTTTGTTACATAttatgcccaaaaaaaaaaggctatatTAAGAAATGCATGTTTAAAATCCCCACCACGTAAACttaaaagaacaaaatatatatgagaaaagaaaactacCATCTTGTTCCAGCTGGAAATGCATGCAGATTGAATATGATGGCatatattgagatttgtaatcagcAGTTTTATCAACTGTATGAAGCAATACGACACTAAATGGAAATGAATGCATATTCATAACCGTTATATCAAAGAAGCGGGTTATGCACTGTACAACCCTTCTAAATGCATGTAGAACTGATATAAC includes:
- the LOC122292958 gene encoding GATA transcription factor 11-like; protein product: MKMNGSFLLNENFNGVSDECLDDIIKFFDFPLEDVEGNVGEDWSAKLEWLDPPSMDVLAGLAPGLSGKNCVDASKCPESLSAPHDGTSPVKELPVTTEVTSSASVLHKSSPNGKGLRVFQTSSPISVLESSSSCSVENPTTIDLKIIIPVKRARSKRTCRPNFKLGVSSTPIISNPPADLESASETNSTEAVSNHWKRKMRKEKNLAVLSGATETRSYSSQGPGSTTRKCMHCEVTKTPQWREGPMGPKTLCNACGVRFRSGRLFPEYRPMASPTFVKSLHSNSHKKVVEMRSKASTGARMAEPQRRTLCHRPVGSSTIE